In Thioclava sp. GXIMD4216, a single genomic region encodes these proteins:
- the hmpA gene encoding NO-inducible flavohemoprotein, translating into MAKPLTEATLEIIEATAPVVAAHADQIVPSMYKRLLAAPEIRALFNMSHQHGNSPQHKALAGALIAYATHIRNPGVLVSALERIAQKHVGLQILPEHYPHVAKALLGAVSEVLGEAATPAILEAWGEAYWFLADTLIEREEEIYSVSAAAEGGWRGWRRFEVIEKSPETPEITSFVLRPVDGGSVLRHRPGQYLSFRFAPEEGEEFRRNYSISSAPNGKTYRITVKREPGGRISNWLHDSVGVGYEIDVSAPAGEFFLDPAGKHDVVLLSGGVGLTPMVSMLESYGGGNRRIVSVHAARDRERHAMRNALSLGATESYVFYEQPTDADLNAGVRPGQIDVSWLAGISDTGSTDYFVCGPVGFMKAIVGGLQAANVPAARIHYEFFGPAAEQIS; encoded by the coding sequence ATGGCCAAGCCCCTCACCGAGGCAACTCTGGAAATCATCGAAGCAACAGCGCCGGTCGTGGCTGCTCACGCAGATCAGATCGTGCCCAGCATGTACAAACGGCTGCTTGCCGCCCCCGAAATCAGGGCGCTTTTCAACATGTCCCATCAGCACGGGAACTCTCCACAGCACAAGGCGCTGGCAGGAGCGCTAATTGCCTATGCCACCCACATCCGAAACCCGGGCGTCTTGGTATCTGCGCTGGAACGTATTGCGCAGAAACACGTGGGCCTACAAATCTTGCCGGAACACTATCCCCACGTTGCCAAAGCTTTGCTAGGCGCTGTCTCCGAGGTTCTTGGAGAAGCTGCCACTCCTGCTATCCTTGAGGCATGGGGCGAAGCCTACTGGTTCCTTGCGGATACGCTGATCGAGCGGGAAGAGGAAATCTACTCAGTTTCAGCGGCGGCCGAAGGAGGGTGGCGAGGATGGCGACGTTTTGAGGTCATCGAGAAGTCCCCGGAAACCCCAGAGATTACATCCTTCGTCCTGCGCCCGGTTGACGGAGGATCCGTTTTGCGCCATCGCCCCGGCCAGTATTTGAGTTTCCGCTTCGCCCCGGAAGAGGGAGAAGAGTTTCGTCGGAACTATTCGATTTCCTCCGCTCCAAATGGCAAGACCTACCGTATTACCGTTAAGCGTGAGCCAGGAGGCCGGATTTCCAACTGGCTTCACGACAGCGTGGGCGTCGGATACGAAATTGACGTCTCCGCTCCTGCGGGCGAATTCTTTCTCGATCCTGCCGGTAAGCATGATGTTGTTCTTCTCTCCGGCGGCGTCGGTCTTACGCCTATGGTGTCGATGTTGGAAAGTTATGGTGGGGGAAATCGACGTATCGTGTCCGTGCACGCGGCCCGCGATCGCGAGCGCCATGCAATGCGGAACGCGCTGAGCCTCGGAGCGACCGAAAGTTACGTCTTTTATGAGCAACCCACAGATGCGGATCTGAACGCGGGTGTCCGCCCTGGTCAGATTGACGTAAGCTGGCTGGCCGGTATTAGTGATACGGGCTCCACGGACTACTTCGTTTGCGGTCCAGTCGGTTTTATGAAAGCCATAGTCGGCGGTCTTCAGGCTGCCAATGTTCCGGCTGCGCGTATCCACTATGAATTCTTTGGCCCTGCAGCAGAACAGATTAGCTAG
- a CDS encoding Rrf2 family transcriptional regulator, which yields MRLNDTTDLALRIMIYAASVHPRRFNIDQIVQTYALPRSTIMKVVSSLTQGALLSAQRGRGGGLYLAREASEISVGDIIQHMETDFDLVECMRTGNRCTITESCKLIPPLIAARKAFIETIGRYSVADVALAPSDFGMDTA from the coding sequence ATGAGGCTAAATGACACCACAGACCTGGCGCTACGAATTATGATCTATGCCGCGTCGGTCCATCCGCGGCGCTTCAACATTGATCAGATCGTGCAGACCTATGCTCTTCCGCGCAGTACAATCATGAAAGTAGTCAGTTCCCTGACCCAAGGAGCTCTGCTTTCCGCGCAGCGAGGACGTGGAGGCGGTTTATACCTCGCGCGTGAAGCCTCAGAAATCTCTGTCGGCGACATTATTCAACATATGGAAACGGATTTCGACCTGGTGGAATGCATGCGTACCGGTAACCGCTGCACGATTACCGAAAGCTGCAAACTGATCCCACCGTTAATCGCCGCGCGAAAGGCATTCATCGAAACGATTGGCCGATATTCTGTTGCTGATGTCGCACTTGCTCCAAGCGATTTCGGTATGGATACAGCCTAG
- a CDS encoding HPP family protein — protein MHILKSLGPAVARVSGIEAFRAGLGALIGLGLTGIFLLSPQIDMELGLYLVAPFGASSVLLFAVPNSPLAQPWSAIVGNTVAAIVGVAVCLTVSDPTLRIALAVGLAITATILCRAVHPPAGAVAMTAAMSPDAVTHLGFWFALTPIAMGTSALVVLAVIYARLTGRHYPFRQFDDLSKHGTDDRNPTERLGLSEDELTNILERYSQSFNLGVEDLARLIGAAELQAAAHSSGPLSAQDIMSRNLVTVGPGTSLGDIADLFRQHRFTSLPVIEADKTFLGVIFQMHLITQARSDAMRLDRGYGAALRRLLDREREKPIVAGDIMSVAGPRATTNTPIGALLPMMADGDTDAVPVIEYGKIVGIVTRTDLIAALARSAARTNQ, from the coding sequence TTGCACATTCTGAAGTCATTAGGTCCCGCCGTTGCTCGCGTCTCGGGCATTGAAGCGTTTCGCGCAGGGCTGGGGGCATTGATTGGCCTCGGGCTGACCGGAATTTTTCTTCTTTCTCCCCAGATTGACATGGAACTGGGTCTCTACCTCGTTGCGCCTTTCGGGGCATCGTCAGTATTGCTGTTCGCCGTTCCCAACAGCCCGCTTGCACAGCCATGGTCGGCGATTGTCGGGAACACGGTTGCGGCGATTGTCGGCGTCGCCGTCTGTCTGACTGTTTCCGATCCAACCTTGCGGATTGCTTTGGCAGTGGGGCTCGCTATTACCGCAACCATTCTGTGTCGGGCAGTCCATCCTCCTGCGGGTGCGGTCGCTATGACTGCAGCCATGTCGCCCGACGCCGTCACGCATCTTGGCTTCTGGTTTGCTCTCACCCCAATTGCAATGGGCACATCGGCACTCGTAGTTCTAGCCGTCATCTATGCGCGCCTGACTGGACGTCACTACCCGTTCAGGCAGTTTGATGATCTCAGCAAGCACGGAACTGATGATCGTAACCCCACGGAACGCCTGGGACTGTCAGAGGACGAACTGACCAATATACTTGAGCGTTACAGCCAATCGTTCAACTTGGGCGTCGAAGACCTCGCACGGCTAATCGGTGCAGCAGAACTACAAGCCGCCGCGCATTCCTCAGGACCTTTGTCAGCTCAGGACATCATGTCCCGAAACCTCGTCACCGTCGGTCCGGGCACATCCCTCGGTGATATTGCCGACCTCTTCAGACAGCACCGGTTCACCTCTCTTCCAGTGATTGAAGCCGACAAGACATTCTTGGGGGTGATTTTTCAAATGCACCTCATCACTCAAGCCCGTAGTGACGCGATGCGCCTTGATAGAGGATACGGGGCAGCCCTGCGACGGCTGCTGGATCGCGAACGCGAAAAACCAATAGTGGCAGGGGACATTATGAGCGTGGCAGGGCCCCGAGCAACAACCAACACGCCGATTGGGGCTCTTCTGCCAATGATGGCAGACGGAGACACTGACGCCGTCCCCGTCATTGAGTACGGAAAAATCGTGGGCATCGTCACACGCACGGATTTGATCGCTGCTCTGGCGCGCAGCGCTGCACGCACTAACCAGTGA